The Daucus carota subsp. sativus chromosome 7, DH1 v3.0, whole genome shotgun sequence genome window below encodes:
- the LOC108192536 gene encoding uncharacterized protein LOC108192536, translating into MSSVFTRRLDERPELYLNHELQPVSDDSKIRAEFSSFLGKLSRECVPLDYVNWKQIPAEEKNRWWEFIKQKYIIPEEGKDWIMKTIDESWRVYKSRFKAQYYTKYDTDEDRLKNRPQHISLEQFKSLIAYWGDEFVKEKARKNVVNQQKVKDKHKAGRKSFAQIGNEIKKKKNLPKSPSKGKIYPKTRKFPKKKAGDNLEEEVSDHDSVELDFDNHAPNWLLGRGGRTRKTMLDKMQKREKNRSEELIKLREELSREMEEKMNRKLKNILEKIVQMTSLQIDIDELLADDNTDHGAEAELDGNEAEGAT; encoded by the exons ATGAGTTCGGTTTTCACCCGGAGACTGGATGAAAGACCAGAGCTTTACCTCAATCATGAGCTGCAGCCGGTGTCCGATGATAGCAAAATAAGAGCTGAATTTAGCAGTTTTCTGGGGAAATTGTCACGGGAGTGTGTGCCACTTGATTATGTTAACTGGAAACAAATTCCTGCTGAGGAAAAAAATAGATGGTGGGAGTTTATCAAG caaaagtACATCATTCCCGAGGAAGGTAAAGATTGGATTATGAAGACTATTGATGAGTCTTGGAGGGTGTACAAAAGTCGATTCAAGGCACAGTATTATACCAAATATGATACTGATGAGGATCGGCTAAAAAATAGGCCTCAACATATTTCACTAGAACAATTCAAGTCATTGATAGCATATTGGGGTGATGAGTTTGTGAAGGAGAAGGCAAGAAAAAATGTAGTAAATCAGCAAAAAGTTAAAGACAAACACAAGGCTGGCCGTAAAAGTTTTGCTCAGATTGGCAACGAAATT aaaaagaagaagaacctGCCTAAATCACCATCAAAGGGGAAAATTTACCCTAAAACTCGCAAGTTTCCGAAG AAAAAAGCTGGTGACAATTTAGAGGAAGAAGTCAGTGATCATGATTCGGTGGAACTAGACTTTGATAATCATGCGCCTAATTGGCTTCTTGGCAGAGGTGGAAGGACAAGGAAAACAATGCTAGATAAGATgcagaaaagagaaaagaacaGATCTGAAGAATTGATAAAGCTAAGAGAAGAACTTTCTCGTGAAATGGAGGAGAAGATGAACAGAaagctgaaaaatattttggaaAAGATTGTTCAAATGACTTCTTTACAAATTGACATTGACGAACTATTGGCTGATGACAACACTGATCATGGGGCTGAAGCGGAGTTGGATGGAAATGAAGCCGAGGGAGCTACATGA
- the LOC135147902 gene encoding uncharacterized protein LOC135147902 — translation MTRSKTTSEGVRVEEPDHADTLSSPAPPIEKWSKVANGELVPPPPPLPTNLQHLKHIKKISVNEGVGCMAAYNKLQESIKRREEEEKEREIELMNNAKACENQEGTNVVQEGIY, via the exons ATGACTCGGTCTAAAACAACAAGTGAAGGTGTGCGAGTAGag GAACCTGATCATGCAGATACTTTATCTTCTCCAGCACCACCAATTGAAAAATGGAGCAAG GTTGCTAATGGAGAACTTGTACCGCCTCCCCCGCCATTGCCAACTAATCTCCAGCATTTAAAGCATATAAAAAAGATTTCTGTGAACGAAGGAGTTGGTTGCATGGCGGCGTATAATAAACTGCAAGAATCCATAAAGAGaagggaagaagaagaaaaagaaagggaaattgagtTGATGAATAATGCTAAGGCTTGTGAGAACCAAGAGGGCACCAATGTGGTTCAAGAAGGTATTTATTAA
- the LOC108204190 gene encoding uncharacterized protein LOC108204190, protein MAWHSVKRTKDGKLRHPADAEGWQSMDDRFPNFAVEPRNVKLGLASDGFNPYRTMGLSHSTWPIVLVNYNLPPWLIMKPENLILSTIIPGPASPGDEIDVYMQPLIPELKKLWDVGTETYDAYHDKTFTLRAGLLWTISDFPGYAVLSGWSTKGKLACPVCHYCTSSSYLKHSRKVVYMNHRKFLPPDHKLRSDKRRFNGQVETNLCPPPLTGKDIEELLHNYKNNFGKLRKKKKATDCPWKKKSIFFELPYWSGNLLRHNIDVMHIEKNICDKIIGTLLNIGGKTKDHLNAHLDLQEMGIRNSLHPVKSDDNKHYVINPASFDMTKKEKENFCSVLMNAKLPYGCASNISRCVHFEERKIFGYKSHDAHFILQYLLQFSVIKTLKPEVAIPLIRLGAFFRGICGKVVELEDVQKLQDEIIEILCQLETIFPPAFFDIMVHLPLHLCKEIQIGGPVHLRWMFRIERYLARLKGYVRNRSKPEGCMAEGYLVEECLTFCSRFLSDELEKKTEEQQNTNVGYPIGSRRNNDGRSVDLLDKVWNNAHRYVLFNCGNLEIEKLIEEHHRLYDNNENPNKYKRERTHHEDFHNWLRQEVEKKLQCSAELFSLAKGPLRSAKKYSGYAINGFRFHTKQRDARCTTQNSGVFLSALTSSYASSKDRNPIVSEVNYFGAIDEIIEVDYWGILSVVLFKCSWYKKDKDCCGLTRINMKKILQKNDPFVLASQVQQIFYIQDCTETNLYFVVKKSPKDQNDAEQGDGALEEVSGPTMHDVDVRFQIENDDGNWLRDDLPRQQILVPVEGEEENDEDPANPIF, encoded by the exons ATGGCATGGCATTCAGTGAAACGAACCAAAGACGGGAAACTTAGACATCCTGCCGATGCTGAGGGATGGCAGTCCATGGATGATAGATTTCCAAATTTTGCTGTAGAACCTCGAAATGTTAAGTTAGGTTTAGCTTCGGATGGATTTAATCCATATCGTACAATGGGTCTATCGCACAGCACTTGGCCAATTGTTCTGGTCAATTATAATCTGCCCCCATGGCTCATTATGAAACCAGAAAATTTGATTTTGTCAACGATAATTCCTGGACCTGCATCCCCTGGTGACGAGATAGATGTGTATATGCAGCCCCTGATTCCTGAGTTAAAAAAGTTGTGGGATGTAGGTACAGAAACCTATGATGCTTACCATGACAAAACATTCACGTTACGCGCGGGGCTCTTGTGGACGATTAGTGATTTTCCGGGGTACGCTGTTTTATCGGGTTGGAGCACAAAGGGTAAACTTGCTTGCCCTGTATGTCACTACTGCACGTCTTCATCCTACTTGAAGCATAGCCGTAAAGTGGTTTACATGAACCATAGGAAATTCCTCCCACCTGACCACAAACTTAGGTCTGATAAGAGGAGATTCAATGGTCAAGTGGAAACCAATCTTTGTCCACCACCATTAACTGGAAAGGACATTGAAGAACTGTTACATAACtataaaaacaattttggaaagttaaggaaaaagaaaaaggctACTGATTGTCCCTGGAAAAAGAAATCCATTTTCTTTGAATTACCATACTGGAGTGGTAATTTACTTAGACACAATATCGATGTCATGCACATTGAAAAAAACATTTGTGATAAAATAATAGGGACTTTGTTAAATATAGGTGGAAAGACGAAAGATCATCTAAACGCTCACCTAGATTTGCAAGAAATGGGCATTCGTAACAGCCTTCATCCCGTAAAATCAGATGATAACAAGCACTATGTAATCAATCCAGCTAGTTTCGATATGACTAAGAAAGAGAAGGAGAACTTCTGCTCAGTCTTGATGAATGCCAAACTACCATATGGATGTGCTTCTAATATCAGCCGTTGTGTGCACTTCGAAGAGAGAAAAATATTTGGATACAAAAGCCATGATGCACATTTTATTCTCCAGTATTTGCTACAATTTTCTGTTATAAAGACCTTAAAACCAGAGGTCGCAATACCATTGATAAGGCTGGGTGCATTCTTCAGGGGCATATGTGGGAAAGTAGTCGAGTTGGAGGATGTGCAGAAGTTGCAAGATGAAATTATCGAAATACTATGCCAACTTGAAACTATCTTCCCACCAGCATTCTTTGATATCATGGTTCACCTGCCGCTGCACTTGTGTAAAGAAATTCAAATTGGGGGGCCAGTGCACCTAAGGTGGATGTTCAGAATTGAACGATATTTAGCTAGATTAAAAGGTTATGTTCGAAACAGAAGCAAACCGGAAGGTTGCATGGCTGAAGGGTATTTGGTTGAAGAATGTCTAACATTTTGTTCCAGATTCTTAAGTGATGAATTGGAAAAAAAGACAGAAGAACAGCAGAATACAAATGTTGGATACCCTATCGGTTCAAGGAGAAACAATGATGGAAGATCAGTTGACTTGTTGGATAAAGTGTGGAATAATGCGCATCGATACGTTCTCTTTAACTGTGGAAACTTGGAAATTGAGAAGCTAATCGA GGAGCATCATAGGTTGTATGATAATAATGAAAATCCAAACAAGTACAAGAGAGAAAGAACACATCATGAAGATTTCCACAATTGGTTGAGACaggaagttgaaaaaaaattacaatgttCTGCAGAATTGTTTAGTTTGGCCAAGGGACCTCTAAGATCAGCGAAAAAGTATAGTGGTTATGCAATAAATGGATTTAGATTTCATACCAAGCAAAGAGATGCTAGGTGTACGACACAAAACAGCGGTGTCTTCCTGTCAGCCCTTACTAGTAGTTATGCAAGTTCAAAAGATCGAAACCCGATAGTTTCTGAAGTTAATTACTTTGGAGCGATTGATGAAATTATTGAGGTCGATTATTGGGGAATTTTAAGTGTAGTTTTGTTTAAGTGTTCTTGGTATAAAAAAGATAAGGATTGTTGTGGGCTGACAAGAATTAATATGAAGAAAATATTGCAGAAAAATGATCCATTTGTTCTAGCCTCACAAGTACAACAAATATTCTACATTCAGGATTGTACCGAGACAAATTTGTATTTTGTTGTTAAGAAATCGCCAAAGGATCAGAATGATGCGGAGCAGGGAGATGGTGCACTTGAAGAAGTCAGTGGACCAACAATGCATGATGTTGATGTACGCTTTCAAATAGAAAATGATGATGGTAACTGGTTAAGAGATGATCTTCCAAGGCAACAAATTCTTGTGCCAGTtgaaggagaagaagaaaatgatgaGGACCCTGCAAATCCCATATTCTAG